The genome window CGAGGACCGGCTGCGCTCGCTGGACTTCCTCGCCGTCTGCGACGTGGTCCTGTCGGAGACGGCGGAGCTGGCGGACGTGGTGCTGCCGGTCACGCAGTGGGCGGAGGAGACGGGCACGACGACCAACCTGGAGGGCCGGGTCCTGCTGCGCCGCCGCGCGCTGACCCCGCCGCCCGGGGTGCGCAGCGACCTGGAGGTCATGCACGAACTCGCCGCCCGCCTGGGCGTGGAGAAGGGCTTCCCCACGGACCCGGAGGAGGTCTTCGAGGAACTGCGCCGAGCCAGCGCGGGCGGTCCGGCGGACTACTCCGGGATCACCTACCGCAGGCTGGCGGAGGAGAACGGGGTGTTCTGGCCGTGCCCGGCGCCGGCCGACAGCGCGGAGCCGGAGGGGCGCGCCGGTGTCGAGGGGGCGAGCGCGCTCAGTCCCTCGGGCGAACCGGCGCCCGGCGTCCGCCCCGGCACCCCCCGTCTCTTCCTCGACCGTTTCGCCACCGAGGACGGACGGGCCCTGTTCGCCGCCGTGTCCTACCGGGCGGTCGCCGAGGAACCCGACGACGCGTACCCGGTGCTGCTGACCACCGGGCGCGTGGTGGCGCAGTACCAGTCGGGGGCGCAGACGCGCCGTGTCGCGGAGCTGAACGCCGCCGCGCCCGGGCCGTTCGTGGAGATGCACCCGCGGCTGGCGGAACGGCTCGGCGCGTCGGAGGGGGACGCGGTAGCGGTGGTGTCACGGCGGGGACGGGCCGTCGCGCCCGCGCGGATCAGCCGTGCCATCCGGCCCGACACCGTGTTCATGCCGTTCCACTGGCCGGGCGAGGGCCGCGCCAACACGCTGACCAACCCCGCCCTGGACCCCACCTCGCGCATGCCCGAGTTCAAGGTGTGCGCGGTACGGCTGGAGCGCTTGGGCCAGGGCTCCGCGGAGTGAGGGCGGAGGTGGGCGTACGGGACGCGCTCGCCGCACTGTCCGGCGGTGGCGTGCCGTCGGTCGACGCGCTGCTCGGCAGGGAGGAGGTGGGCGCGCCGCCCGCTCCGGTGTTCTCCCGCGTCGGGTCGATGCCGACGGTCAGCGTCGCGACGAGGCCCGTCTCGGCGTCCCCGGTGACCGTCATCAGTCCGTCCCTGGCGCCGCCACCGCGGTAGACCGGGTCGTGCGCGAGCCGGGTACGGGTGCCGGTGTGCTGGGTGTACGGGGCCTTGGCGTACACCGCGTCGGCGTCGCCGTCGGGGAAGAAGAGCTGCCCGGTCCAGTTGACCCTGCCGCCCTTGTAGGTGCCGGCGGTCTTCTTGCCTCCGGTGTGCACCTTGACGTGGAGGTGCGGGGCGCGCCCCGTGTACCAGCCGGGGAAGATCGTCACGAACTCGACGACGCCGTCGGCGCCGGTCGTCTGGAAGCCGCGCAGGTACGTCGTGGGGGCGGTGCCGCTGGCGTGGCTCTCGGCGGGTGCCGTGCCGCCCGGGTGCACGGCGGGGAAGCCGGAGTGGTAGCCCCAGGCGTCGCACTGCCAGATCTCGACGGCCGCGTCCTTCAGGAGCGCGCAGGCATGGGGCTCGTCGCGCACGGTGAGCCGTACGGTGAGCGGGACCCCTTCCTTGCCCTCGGTGACGTCCCTGCGGAAGGGCGCGTCGGCCAGGTGGTACGGCCCTTGCGTGACGCTCGGGTTGAGCACGCACAGCTCCGCGCCGGGTGCCTTGTGGGCGTCCGGAGCGTGCCGGTGGGAGGACGAGCAGGCGCCGGTCCCCAGTCCCAGGACGGCTCCCACGGCGGCACCGCCCAGCCTGAGCGCACGCCGCCGGGTGAGGT of Streptomyces cynarae contains these proteins:
- a CDS encoding intradiol ring-cleavage dioxygenase is translated as MTDSDLTRRRALRLGGAAVGAVLGLGTGACSSSHRHAPDAHKAPGAELCVLNPSVTQGPYHLADAPFRRDVTEGKEGVPLTVRLTVRDEPHACALLKDAAVEIWQCDAWGYHSGFPAVHPGGTAPAESHASGTAPTTYLRGFQTTGADGVVEFVTIFPGWYTGRAPHLHVKVHTGGKKTAGTYKGGRVNWTGQLFFPDGDADAVYAKAPYTQHTGTRTRLAHDPVYRGGGARDGLMTVTGDAETGLVATLTVGIDPTRENTGAGGAPTSSLPSSASTDGTPPPDSAASASRTPTSALTPRSPGPSAPAVPRTP